Proteins co-encoded in one uncultured Bacteroides sp. genomic window:
- a CDS encoding sugar O-acetyltransferase: MTDIEKMAAGEVYWGFNPEFVPPLERGQDLCFQYNQTPPSDKVRKRQILEEFLQKVGRNVLPNSPIHIDFGNMEIGDDTVINFNLVVLDEALVKIGNHCFIGPNCSIYTVVHSLDYKERNQGFMYAKPVVISDNCWLCGNVTVLPGVTIGEGSVIGAGSVVTKDIPAGVLAYGNPCKVIKVISQK; encoded by the coding sequence ATGACAGACATAGAAAAAATGGCTGCCGGTGAAGTTTATTGGGGCTTCAACCCGGAATTTGTGCCACCATTGGAACGAGGACAAGATCTTTGTTTCCAGTATAATCAGACACCACCATCCGACAAAGTCCGCAAACGGCAGATTCTGGAAGAATTTCTACAAAAAGTGGGACGTAATGTTCTTCCCAATAGCCCCATACATATAGATTTCGGTAATATGGAAATTGGAGACGACACTGTTATCAACTTCAATTTAGTAGTGCTCGATGAAGCACTTGTAAAAATTGGGAATCACTGTTTCATCGGCCCTAACTGCTCCATCTATACCGTGGTGCACTCACTTGACTACAAAGAAAGGAACCAGGGTTTTATGTATGCCAAGCCTGTTGTTATCAGTGATAACTGTTGGCTGTGCGGCAACGTAACGGTTCTTCCCGGTGTTACCATAGGCGAAGGTTCAGTAATTGGTGCAGGCAGTGTGGTTACAAAAGACATTCCTGCGGGTGTGCTGGCATACGGTAATCCCTGCAAAGTAATCAAGGTAATTAGTCAGAAGTAA
- a CDS encoding cold shock domain-containing protein: MAKPNSFNKKDLEKKKEQKRQEKLKRKEERKANGGSGSFEDMIAYVDENGMITSTPPDPENKQEINIEDIAVSTPKQEDIVEETVLSGQVEHFNQEKGFGFIKRTGSMEKYFFHISNAPASIAKGNMVTFELERDLKGTSAVKISLANKNNQEQ; the protein is encoded by the coding sequence ATGGCAAAACCAAATTCATTTAACAAAAAAGATTTAGAAAAGAAAAAAGAGCAGAAAAGACAAGAAAAGCTAAAACGGAAAGAAGAACGCAAAGCAAATGGGGGTAGTGGATCATTCGAAGATATGATAGCTTACGTGGATGAGAATGGGATGATTACCAGTACTCCACCAGACCCCGAAAACAAACAAGAAATTAACATTGAGGATATTGCAGTCTCTACTCCAAAGCAAGAGGATATAGTAGAAGAAACTGTACTATCAGGCCAAGTGGAGCATTTCAATCAGGAAAAAGGATTTGGCTTCATTAAACGAACAGGCAGTATGGAAAAGTATTTTTTCCATATCAGCAATGCTCCGGCATCTATAGCAAAAGGAAATATGGTTACATTTGAGCTGGAACGTGATCTGAAAGGCACTAGTGCCGTTAAGATCAGTCTTGCAAACAAGAATAACCAAGAACAATAA
- a CDS encoding RNA-binding protein produces MNIYVSSLSYNTTGESLQELFAEYGEVTSVNVIKDRETGKSRGFAFVEMSDDTEGQNAISKLNETEFEGKTINVTVARPKTERSNSGYNNNRGENGGGYNKRRF; encoded by the coding sequence ATGAACATTTATGTATCAAGTCTAAGCTACAACACAACAGGTGAGAGCTTACAGGAATTATTTGCAGAATATGGTGAAGTAACTTCGGTTAATGTTATCAAAGACAGAGAGACCGGAAAATCTCGCGGTTTTGCCTTTGTTGAAATGTCTGATGACACAGAAGGTCAGAATGCTATTTCAAAATTAAATGAAACTGAATTTGAAGGTAAGACTATCAACGTAACCGTTGCTCGTCCAAAAACAGAAAGAAGCAACAGCGGTTATAATAATAACCGCGGCGAAAACGGAGGCGGATACAATAAAAGACGATTCTAA
- a CDS encoding glycoside hydrolase family 28 protein translates to MKKVFVFVILISSLLTAFSQEVPTCSQVGALKLPDAIAPVLAPFAMTNLVKPEFSKRTVNIESAGAKQNILCTKTIQKAINQLSSKGGGTVIIPAGQWLTGRIILKSNINLHLDKNAELHFSGDIKDCLPVVFTRNEGIELYSLGAFIYANGAKNIALTGQGKLVGPSRDCEIFKKQMEGVVIENYISTPVEKRIFDGKNGKPVFLPMFFAPINCKNVLVEGVTLEKTLFWNVVPQYCENVIIRGIKVNSVGIFRSDGIDIDSSRNILIEYCTLDCGDDCFTIKSGRCEDGLRVNKPSENIIIRYCLAKQGGGSVTCGSETAGMIKNMYVHDCVFDGTKNGILFKTRRNRGGGGENLYYERIRLNIPGPAIKWDMLGSKEYVGELANRLPVRNITSLTPSYKNIFIKDVIIENCDKFIRAIGIPETKISNVVIENCNVSSKALFEISDVDGFTVKNTQIKTKNSAMNIAGANNIVWDNVKITTKD, encoded by the coding sequence ATGAAGAAAGTGTTTGTATTTGTTATTTTAATATCCAGTTTGTTAACTGCGTTTAGCCAGGAAGTACCTACTTGCAGTCAGGTTGGAGCTTTGAAACTACCAGATGCAATAGCTCCTGTTTTGGCTCCATTTGCGATGACTAATCTTGTAAAACCAGAGTTCTCTAAGCGAACTGTCAATATAGAAAGTGCGGGAGCCAAACAAAATATACTTTGTACTAAAACTATTCAGAAAGCAATCAATCAGTTGAGTAGTAAAGGTGGGGGTACTGTTATTATTCCTGCTGGTCAATGGTTGACAGGGCGTATAATCTTAAAGAGCAACATAAACCTGCATTTGGATAAAAATGCAGAACTCCATTTTAGTGGTGATATAAAGGATTGTCTGCCGGTAGTGTTTACCCGAAATGAAGGTATAGAACTCTACTCACTTGGAGCCTTTATTTATGCTAACGGAGCAAAGAATATAGCTTTAACCGGACAAGGAAAATTAGTGGGTCCTTCACGTGATTGTGAAATCTTTAAGAAACAGATGGAAGGCGTTGTAATAGAGAATTATATATCAACCCCGGTTGAGAAGCGAATATTCGATGGAAAGAATGGAAAACCAGTCTTTCTACCCATGTTTTTTGCTCCAATAAATTGTAAAAATGTTCTTGTTGAGGGAGTGACTTTAGAAAAAACACTATTCTGGAATGTAGTGCCGCAATATTGTGAAAATGTTATTATACGTGGTATTAAGGTAAACAGTGTAGGCATTTTCCGGAGTGATGGAATAGATATTGACTCTTCACGTAACATTCTGATAGAGTACTGTACTCTTGATTGTGGCGATGATTGTTTTACAATTAAATCAGGCCGTTGTGAAGATGGTTTGCGGGTAAATAAACCATCTGAGAATATTATCATTCGTTACTGTCTGGCAAAACAAGGAGGCGGATCTGTGACTTGCGGCAGTGAAACGGCAGGTATGATCAAAAATATGTATGTACACGATTGTGTATTTGATGGTACCAAGAATGGAATTCTTTTTAAAACACGACGTAATCGTGGTGGTGGTGGAGAGAATCTCTACTATGAACGTATTCGTCTTAACATACCCGGACCAGCTATTAAATGGGATATGCTTGGTTCAAAGGAGTATGTTGGTGAACTGGCCAATCGTCTGCCTGTTCGCAACATAACTTCATTGACACCATCTTATAAAAACATTTTCATAAAAGATGTTATTATAGAGAACTGTGATAAATTTATTCGTGCAATCGGTATTCCGGAAACGAAAATATCTAATGTAGTGATTGAAAACTGCAATGTTTCATCAAAAGCGCTTTTTGAAATTTCTGATGTTGATGGGTTTACAGTAAAAAATACTCAGATTAAGACCAAGAATAGTGCAATGAATATTGCTGGTGCAAATAATATAGTTTGGGACAACGTAAAGATTACAACCAAGGATTAG
- a CDS encoding Crp/Fnr family transcriptional regulator, producing the protein MKETDKIKEFISSIIQLNDDDWLLINEFIEVRRLTKNKYFLKEGDICDSIAFINYGLFIYYKTLDNADEKTTDFAIEGEWITNNHSRLNNSPSHLSIKAIEDSELLIIKNKDLLYLYCQIPQLEKFGRILMEQAYVKLVQLSIDLQVLPAKERYQKLLDNYPEIFHRLPLYHIANYLGIAPKSLSRIRNAIFNKK; encoded by the coding sequence TTGAAAGAAACTGATAAAATAAAAGAGTTCATAAGTTCAATCATTCAACTGAATGACGATGACTGGCTGCTTATAAATGAATTTATAGAAGTCAGGCGTTTAACTAAGAATAAATATTTTCTGAAAGAAGGAGATATTTGCGACTCTATTGCATTTATAAATTATGGATTGTTTATCTACTATAAAACACTTGATAATGCAGATGAAAAAACTACGGACTTTGCAATAGAAGGGGAATGGATAACAAACAATCACAGCCGCTTGAATAATTCACCGTCTCATCTTAGCATTAAAGCTATAGAGGATTCCGAATTATTGATTATCAAAAACAAAGATTTACTTTACCTATACTGCCAAATACCGCAATTGGAGAAATTTGGACGAATTCTGATGGAGCAGGCTTATGTGAAGTTGGTGCAACTTAGCATTGATTTACAAGTTCTCCCGGCAAAGGAGCGTTATCAGAAACTATTAGATAATTATCCTGAGATTTTTCATAGACTGCCTTTATATCATATCGCCAATTATCTGGGGATTGCTCCAAAATCTCTAAGCCGTATCCGAAACGCTATTTTCAATAAAAAATAA
- a CDS encoding DNA-3-methyladenine glycosylase I, producing MDQNMEKQRCGWCGTDPLYVQYHDEEWGKEITDDHKMFEFLVLESSQAGLSWSTILKKRENYREAFAGFDVEQVARFTNEDVERLMQNSGIIRNRLKITSTISNACCFMQVQEEFGSFCNYLKSFLPEGKIIVNHWETLDQLPASTHLSDTISKDMKKRGFKFFGTTICYAHLQAVGYINDHLDCCYYKNNLSSTAVK from the coding sequence ATGGATCAGAATATGGAAAAGCAACGGTGTGGATGGTGCGGAACAGACCCGCTTTATGTGCAGTATCACGATGAAGAATGGGGTAAGGAAATTACCGATGATCACAAAATGTTTGAATTCTTAGTACTTGAAAGTTCACAGGCTGGATTAAGCTGGAGTACAATTTTAAAAAAGAGAGAAAATTATCGGGAAGCATTTGCCGGCTTTGATGTGGAGCAAGTCGCTCGGTTTACAAATGAAGATGTTGAGCGATTGATGCAGAATTCCGGAATTATCCGGAATAGGTTGAAAATAACATCTACCATATCCAATGCCTGCTGCTTTATGCAGGTACAGGAAGAGTTTGGCAGTTTCTGTAACTATTTGAAATCTTTTCTGCCTGAAGGGAAAATAATTGTCAATCATTGGGAAACATTAGATCAGCTTCCTGCATCCACCCATTTATCAGATACTATAAGTAAAGATATGAAGAAGAGAGGATTCAAGTTCTTTGGAACAACAATCTGCTATGCCCATTTGCAAGCTGTAGGTTATATAAACGACCATCTGGACTGTTGTTATTATAAGAACAATCTCTCTTCCACAGCCGTTAAGTAA
- a CDS encoding DUF47 family protein → MKINTLLSMFAPKDVKFFPMLEETASILSQSSTYLQELFSCADEEHRTELCRLIKAEEVKGDKVTGSIIHELNNTFITPFDREDVHALADVMDDVIDVINRCAQKVLLYQPHSFPKHATSLVEIIKKGTNEILSAANELSNMKKTDLRLRAHCKEIKRLEEEADVVYEEAIMSLFKGAAATNDTIELIKLKEIIQELEKAANKINSTGKVIVTILVKYA, encoded by the coding sequence ATGAAAATTAATACTTTATTGAGCATGTTTGCTCCAAAAGATGTTAAGTTTTTCCCTATGTTGGAAGAAACAGCTTCGATTCTCTCTCAGTCATCAACCTACCTTCAGGAACTCTTCTCATGTGCGGATGAAGAACATAGAACTGAATTGTGCAGACTGATTAAAGCCGAAGAAGTTAAAGGTGACAAAGTTACCGGAAGTATTATCCATGAGTTAAACAACACATTCATTACTCCTTTTGACAGGGAAGATGTTCATGCCCTTGCAGATGTTATGGATGATGTTATTGACGTAATTAATCGCTGTGCACAGAAAGTGCTTCTTTATCAACCTCACAGTTTTCCTAAACATGCAACTAGCTTAGTTGAAATTATTAAAAAGGGAACTAATGAAATCCTAAGTGCAGCTAATGAACTTTCTAACATGAAGAAAACAGATCTTCGTCTTCGTGCACATTGCAAAGAGATTAAGAGACTGGAAGAAGAAGCTGACGTTGTATATGAAGAAGCAATTATGAGCCTATTTAAAGGAGCTGCCGCTACGAATGATACGATTGAACTTATAAAACTGAAAGAAATTATTCAGGAGCTTGAAAAAGCAGCCAATAAGATCAACAGTACAGGTAAAGTTATCGTAACTATCCTTGTAAAATACGCCTGA
- a CDS encoding inorganic phosphate transporter, with protein sequence MTLLIIVIALGFIFDFINGFHDAANSIATVVTTRVLTPFQAVLWAAAFNFIAFFVAKYVFGEFGIANTVSKVVLEQYITLPIIFSGLVAAISWNLLTWRLGIPSSSSHTLIGGFAGAAICGGGFQSIHTAVIVKIAAFIVLAPVIGMVISSMITIGVLWLFKGMNARTAENSFRKLQLVSSGLFSLGHGLNDSQKVMGIIATALISYGSIDSVQSMPDWVPLCCFAAIGLGTMSGGWRIVKTMGSKITKVTALEGVCAETAGAVTLFITELLKIPVSTTHTITGSIMGVGAVKRLSAVRWGVTINLMWAWILTIPVSAVLAGLIYLVVNFIGIK encoded by the coding sequence ATGACATTACTTATTATTGTAATTGCTTTAGGATTCATCTTCGATTTTATTAATGGCTTTCATGATGCAGCCAATTCTATTGCAACAGTTGTTACAACCCGTGTGTTAACTCCTTTTCAAGCTGTTTTATGGGCTGCGGCATTTAACTTTATCGCATTCTTTGTAGCTAAATATGTTTTTGGTGAGTTTGGTATTGCTAATACAGTTTCCAAGGTCGTATTGGAACAATACATTACTTTACCTATTATTTTTTCTGGCCTTGTTGCCGCTATTTCATGGAACCTTTTGACATGGAGACTAGGGATACCTTCTTCATCTTCTCATACCTTAATTGGAGGATTTGCCGGAGCAGCTATCTGCGGAGGTGGATTTCAATCCATTCATACTGCCGTTATCGTAAAAATTGCTGCATTTATTGTTTTGGCACCTGTAATCGGTATGGTCATTTCTTCAATGATTACTATCGGAGTTCTATGGCTATTTAAAGGTATGAATGCCCGGACTGCAGAAAATTCGTTCAGGAAATTGCAATTAGTCTCTTCGGGGTTGTTCAGCTTAGGCCACGGATTAAATGATTCACAGAAAGTAATGGGTATTATTGCTACAGCGTTGATCTCATATGGTAGTATTGACTCTGTACAATCAATGCCCGATTGGGTTCCTCTATGTTGCTTTGCCGCTATTGGTTTAGGAACAATGAGTGGAGGATGGCGTATTGTGAAAACAATGGGTAGCAAAATTACAAAGGTTACTGCTTTAGAAGGTGTCTGTGCTGAAACAGCAGGTGCTGTAACTTTGTTTATCACTGAGCTCCTTAAAATTCCTGTAAGTACTACACACACCATCACCGGATCTATTATGGGAGTAGGAGCTGTTAAAAGACTATCTGCCGTACGTTGGGGTGTTACTATAAACCTTATGTGGGCATGGATTCTTACAATTCCTGTTAGTGCTGTGCTTGCTGGTCTTATTTACTTAGTGGTGAATTTTATAGGCATTAAATAA
- a CDS encoding S1-like domain-containing RNA-binding protein — protein sequence MSIELGKFNVLEIVKTVDFGVYLDGEEEGEILLPTRYVPEEYNIGDFLNVFLYLDNEERLIATTLTPLVQVGEFACLEVSWVNEYGAFLNWGLMKDLFVPFREQKMTMMVGKKYVVHAHIDEESYRIVASAKVERYLSKEIPTYQPNEEVSILIWQKTDLGFKAIVENQFSGLLYEGEIFQRLQTGMTLKAFVKQVREDGKIDLMLQKPGFEKIDDFADTLLSYIKEHGGSIELTDKSPAEDIYDTFEVSKKTFKKGVGDLYRKRLIILEANGIRLAQENKK from the coding sequence ATGAGTATAGAACTAGGGAAATTTAACGTACTTGAGATTGTAAAAACAGTCGACTTCGGAGTTTATCTTGATGGCGAAGAGGAAGGTGAAATCTTACTTCCTACTCGTTACGTTCCTGAAGAATACAACATCGGTGATTTCCTTAACGTTTTTTTATACCTGGATAATGAAGAACGTCTGATTGCAACTACTCTGACTCCTTTGGTTCAGGTTGGTGAGTTTGCTTGTCTGGAAGTATCCTGGGTAAACGAATACGGTGCATTCCTTAACTGGGGATTGATGAAAGATCTTTTCGTTCCTTTCAGGGAACAAAAGATGACAATGATGGTTGGCAAGAAATATGTTGTTCACGCACATATTGATGAAGAAAGCTATCGTATTGTGGCTTCAGCCAAAGTAGAACGCTATTTATCAAAAGAAATTCCTACATACCAGCCAAACGAGGAAGTATCTATTCTTATCTGGCAAAAGACTGACCTGGGATTTAAAGCTATTGTAGAGAATCAATTCAGCGGATTGTTATACGAAGGAGAGATTTTCCAACGTTTACAAACCGGAATGACGCTAAAAGCTTTTGTTAAACAAGTCAGAGAAGACGGCAAAATTGACCTGATGCTTCAGAAGCCAGGATTTGAAAAGATAGACGATTTTGCAGATACTTTATTATCATATATCAAGGAACACGGAGGAAGCATTGAACTGACCGACAAGAGTCCGGCTGAAGATATATATGATACATTTGAAGTGAGCAAGAAAACATTCAAAAAGGGTGTGGGAGATCTGTATAGAAAAAGATTAATCATTCTTGAAGCCAACGGCATTCGTTTAGCACAAGAAAATAAGAAATAG
- a CDS encoding biosynthetic peptidoglycan transglycosylase, which yields MGHKTKIGILVTLGLFIVALISAYFSRDLLLNSYAKEKFGELKEEYGLNITYDRLHMPGISEIEIEHLAVVPDQRDTLLTLRSAQIDLSFWKMLTFNAEVNQINTDGLHVSFVKKDSLSNYDFLFKKDKKEEAKENEKNYAEKVSHILHLLFGSLPDNGDMKDIVISHRRDTTYTEVQIPTLHIENNCFVTEIIVKEDNIVRHWMSKGRLQNGEKTIEAELYSKTQGKVLLPYLNKHYGAQVAFDTLAYRLTESKLGGGEIALTGKAEVCGLQLYHPALSPDVVNLDRGRFNYKINVGKDFLELDSATVVQFNKLQFHPYARAQKKDKWHITLGVDKSPFPADELFSSLPKGLFSSLDGLKTSGKLAYHFLLDIDFNNLNALKLESDLKGPGFKILGYGSENLSKMNGSFLYTAYENGHPVRTFIVGPENPNFCPLDSISPLLQTAVMQSEDGSFYAHRGFRLDALRGALIYDLKRNKFARGGSTISMQLVKNVFLNRNKNLLRKLEEAMVVWLIENKGITSKHRMYEVYLNIAEWGPLVYGAREASHFYFDKEPSQLTPEEAIFMASIIPKPKHFRSSFDANMQLKPWLGSYYRLIARLLSRKGLITEEEAANILPVIQVKGAAMRSFPSPKDTTVTVVLPLEGEDNKE from the coding sequence ATGGGACATAAAACGAAAATAGGTATTCTGGTTACTCTTGGCTTGTTTATTGTGGCTCTTATTTCAGCCTACTTTAGCAGAGATTTACTGTTGAATAGCTATGCAAAAGAGAAATTTGGCGAACTGAAAGAAGAATACGGTCTGAATATCACTTACGACCGCCTTCATATGCCCGGAATTAGTGAAATAGAAATAGAGCATTTAGCGGTAGTTCCTGACCAAAGAGATACACTCTTAACCCTTCGGTCTGCACAGATTGACCTTAGCTTCTGGAAAATGCTTACTTTCAATGCTGAAGTAAATCAGATTAATACCGATGGGCTTCATGTTAGTTTCGTAAAGAAAGACTCTCTTTCCAACTACGATTTCCTGTTTAAAAAGGATAAAAAGGAAGAGGCAAAAGAGAACGAGAAGAACTATGCCGAAAAAGTTTCCCACATCCTGCATCTGCTATTTGGCTCTTTGCCTGATAATGGAGATATGAAAGATATTGTAATAAGTCACCGACGCGACACTACCTATACCGAGGTGCAGATTCCCACGCTTCACATCGAAAATAATTGTTTTGTTACTGAGATCATTGTCAAGGAAGATAACATTGTTCGTCACTGGATGAGTAAGGGACGATTGCAAAACGGAGAGAAAACAATTGAAGCTGAACTTTATTCAAAGACTCAGGGTAAAGTATTGCTTCCTTACCTAAATAAACATTATGGGGCGCAGGTGGCTTTTGATACGCTTGCTTACCGACTCACTGAGTCTAAACTTGGAGGAGGAGAGATTGCTTTGACCGGAAAGGCCGAAGTTTGCGGACTGCAGCTTTATCATCCCGCACTTTCTCCTGATGTGGTTAATCTGGATCGGGGACGTTTTAACTACAAGATAAACGTAGGGAAGGATTTTCTGGAGTTAGACAGTGCCACGGTTGTTCAGTTTAATAAATTACAGTTCCATCCTTATGCCCGTGCTCAGAAAAAAGACAAATGGCACATCACTTTGGGGGTTGATAAATCTCCTTTTCCAGCAGATGAACTGTTCTCTTCTTTACCTAAGGGGCTCTTTAGTAGTTTGGACGGATTAAAGACTAGCGGAAAGCTGGCATACCATTTCCTCCTGGATATCGACTTTAATAATCTGAATGCATTGAAACTGGAATCCGATCTGAAAGGACCAGGCTTTAAAATACTAGGCTATGGAAGCGAGAATCTCTCCAAAATGAATGGCTCTTTTCTCTATACTGCCTATGAAAATGGTCACCCTGTACGCACTTTTATTGTCGGCCCCGAGAACCCGAACTTTTGTCCGCTTGACAGTATTTCACCGCTACTTCAAACAGCCGTGATGCAATCTGAGGACGGCTCCTTCTATGCCCATCGGGGATTTCGTCTGGATGCCCTGAGAGGTGCACTTATTTATGATCTTAAACGGAATAAGTTTGCCCGTGGAGGCAGTACAATTTCCATGCAGCTGGTTAAGAATGTGTTTTTGAACCGGAACAAGAATCTGCTTCGGAAACTAGAAGAGGCTATGGTTGTGTGGCTTATTGAAAACAAAGGCATCACATCTAAGCACAGAATGTACGAAGTCTATCTGAATATCGCGGAGTGGGGGCCATTGGTATACGGTGCAAGAGAAGCCTCTCACTTTTACTTCGATAAAGAGCCTTCCCAACTCACTCCCGAAGAGGCTATTTTTATGGCTTCAATCATTCCAAAGCCCAAACATTTCCGGAGCTCTTTTGATGCGAACATGCAGCTTAAACCATGGCTGGGCAGTTATTATCGTCTGATAGCCAGACTGCTGAGCAGAAAAGGACTGATCACTGAAGAGGAAGCAGCCAATATACTTCCCGTTATTCAGGTTAAAGGTGCGGCGATGCGTAGTTTCCCTTCACCAAAAGATACAACAGTCACTGTAGTCCTACCTTTGGAAGGTGAAGATAATAAGGAATAA